A genomic segment from Vicinamibacterales bacterium encodes:
- a CDS encoding type II toxin-antitoxin system VapC family toxin produces the protein MRSTLVDSNVLIDLFDEQSEWREWSDAMLTRCLSRGPLVINPIVFAEVSAGFSSLEDVEAALPESYVRREPLPWPAAFLAGRAFVQYKRRGGTMSAPLPDFYIGAHAAVAGHTLLTRDARRYRFYFPRLRVIAP, from the coding sequence ATGAGATCGACGCTCGTTGACTCGAACGTCCTCATCGACCTCTTCGACGAGCAGTCCGAGTGGCGTGAGTGGTCCGATGCGATGCTCACGCGCTGTCTGTCGCGCGGCCCGCTCGTCATCAATCCGATCGTCTTCGCCGAGGTGTCCGCCGGGTTTTCCTCACTCGAGGACGTGGAGGCCGCGCTCCCGGAGTCGTACGTGCGCCGCGAGCCGCTGCCGTGGCCGGCGGCGTTCCTGGCGGGCCGGGCGTTCGTGCAGTACAAGCGCCGAGGCGGCACGATGTCCGCGCCGCTGCCCGACTTCTACATCGGCGCGCACGCGGCGGTGGCCGGGCACACGCTGCTCACGCGGGACGCCCGGCGCTATCGGTTCTACTTTCCGAGGCTCCGGGTGATCGCCCCGTAG
- a CDS encoding APC family permease, with amino-acid sequence MPIPSRSAAAPVRGRLLRLLGVGFGLAVTVGSMLGVGILRTPALVAAQVPSTGGVLTVWVFGGLYSVLAAICLTELGTMLPNAGGYYAYARRAFGDTVGYAVGWTDWICYGAVLGYVSIGMGEFVGVLVPGLAWATKPIALGTVALFAALQLGGVRLSAWFQQATTAVKFAAFLVLVVACLVYAASGGAPAPAAAAVASPGLAGVVYAVQAVVITYGGFQSALYFAEEDHDPARNLPRSLIGGVSAVLLVYVLVNVALLAVLPVATLAGSTLAAADAAQLVFGGRGGQFITLLSIVSLPPLLNAILMIGARILYALGRDGLLWAGTAQVGASGTPGLATVLTTVVAAVLIATGTFQTLIAVASVYLAANCFVTCVALMVLRRREPALQRPFRAWGYPASAIVVIVASGAFLAGTVAGDPRTAATAAGLLALGFLVRPLAARLSPVPVASALDA; translated from the coding sequence GTGCCGATTCCCTCCCGGTCTGCCGCGGCGCCCGTTCGCGGGCGCCTGCTCCGATTGCTCGGCGTCGGCTTCGGCCTGGCCGTCACCGTCGGCAGCATGCTCGGCGTGGGCATCCTCCGGACGCCCGCGCTCGTCGCGGCCCAGGTGCCGTCGACTGGCGGCGTGCTGACGGTGTGGGTCTTCGGCGGCCTCTACTCCGTCCTGGCCGCGATCTGCCTGACCGAGCTCGGCACGATGCTGCCCAACGCCGGCGGCTACTACGCCTACGCGCGGCGGGCGTTCGGCGACACGGTGGGCTACGCCGTCGGATGGACCGACTGGATCTGCTACGGCGCGGTCCTGGGCTACGTGTCGATCGGGATGGGCGAGTTCGTCGGCGTCCTGGTGCCCGGGCTGGCCTGGGCCACCAAGCCCATCGCCCTGGGCACGGTGGCGCTCTTTGCCGCGCTCCAGCTCGGAGGCGTGCGCCTGAGCGCCTGGTTCCAGCAGGCGACCACGGCCGTGAAGTTCGCCGCGTTCCTCGTGCTCGTGGTGGCCTGCCTCGTGTACGCGGCCTCCGGCGGCGCGCCCGCGCCTGCGGCGGCAGCCGTCGCCTCGCCGGGCCTCGCGGGGGTCGTGTACGCGGTGCAGGCCGTGGTCATCACCTACGGCGGGTTCCAGAGCGCGCTCTACTTCGCCGAAGAGGATCACGACCCTGCCCGGAACCTGCCGCGGTCGCTCATCGGCGGCGTGTCGGCCGTGCTGCTCGTCTACGTGCTCGTCAACGTGGCCCTGCTGGCCGTGCTCCCGGTGGCGACGCTGGCCGGATCGACGCTGGCGGCGGCCGACGCGGCGCAGCTGGTGTTCGGTGGGCGCGGCGGTCAGTTCATCACGCTCCTGTCGATCGTGTCGCTGCCGCCGCTCCTGAACGCCATCCTGATGATCGGCGCGCGGATTCTGTACGCGCTCGGCCGCGACGGCCTGCTGTGGGCGGGCACGGCGCAGGTCGGCGCGTCGGGCACGCCCGGCCTCGCCACCGTGCTGACGACCGTCGTGGCGGCCGTGCTCATCGCGACCGGCACGTTCCAGACGCTGATCGCGGTGGCGTCCGTGTACCTCGCGGCCAACTGCTTCGTGACCTGCGTGGCGCTCATGGTGCTGCGGCGGCGCGAGCCGGCGCTCCAGCGCCCGTTCCGGGCCTGGGGCTATCCGGCCTCGGCCATCGTCGTCATCGTCGCGTCGGGGGCGTTCCTGGCCGGGACCGTGGCCGGCGATCCCAGAACCGCGGCAACGGCCGCGGGTCTGCTGGCCCTGGGCTTCCTGGTGCGACCGCTGGCGGCGCGTCTGTCGCCGGTTCCCGTGGCCTCGGCACTCGATGCGTAA
- a CDS encoding aryl-sulfate sulfotransferase, producing the protein MHAGRIRGLSVAAHLALASTALVAYPTVYPTGTTIYEPDKTWSGYTVFGPPADQGAVVIDMNGRLVKRWPEVAAVPGPMRLLPGGFLMGGDRRRRPHQEARSLVQVDWDGRVVWSFDRADRVDVDGKDTWLARQHHDWQREGSPNGDYAPDALPLVDRGRTLLVTHRNVVAPAVSDRLLEDDRLIEVDWDGRVVWEWLASDHIEEFGFTAEARKALHDDPNWGEARGSADWLHMNAASYVGPNRWFDAGDRRFKPDNILWSSREACLIAIIDHDTGAIVWRMGPDYRETPALAALGQIIGQHHPHVIPKGLPGAGNLLVFDNGGIAGYGPPNAAAPTGRGSVRRIQSRVLEVNPVTFEKVWEYSIGGQESVSFFSHYVSSVQRLPNGNTLVTEGWDGRIFELTADKAIVWEYVSPYFGDDPTRTNRIFRAQRVPYDWVPQLPRPVETRVARPDNTTFRVPGSPR; encoded by the coding sequence ATGCACGCTGGTCGCATCCGCGGACTGTCAGTGGCGGCGCACCTCGCGCTCGCCAGCACCGCCCTCGTCGCGTATCCGACGGTCTACCCCACCGGCACGACCATCTACGAGCCGGACAAGACCTGGAGCGGCTACACCGTGTTCGGGCCGCCGGCGGACCAGGGCGCCGTCGTCATCGACATGAACGGGCGCCTGGTGAAGCGCTGGCCCGAGGTGGCCGCCGTGCCGGGGCCGATGCGGCTCCTGCCTGGCGGCTTCCTCATGGGCGGCGACCGGCGCCGCCGGCCGCACCAGGAGGCACGGTCGCTCGTGCAGGTGGACTGGGACGGGCGCGTCGTGTGGTCCTTCGATCGGGCCGATCGGGTGGACGTGGACGGCAAGGACACCTGGCTCGCCCGGCAGCACCACGACTGGCAGCGGGAAGGCAGTCCGAACGGCGACTACGCGCCGGACGCGTTGCCGCTCGTGGACCGCGGCCGGACGCTGCTCGTCACGCACAGGAACGTGGTCGCTCCCGCCGTCAGCGATCGGCTGCTCGAGGACGATCGCCTGATCGAGGTGGACTGGGACGGCCGCGTCGTCTGGGAGTGGCTGGCCAGCGACCACATCGAGGAATTCGGCTTCACGGCCGAGGCCCGCAAGGCCCTGCACGACGATCCCAACTGGGGCGAGGCGCGCGGGAGCGCCGACTGGCTGCACATGAACGCGGCCTCGTACGTCGGGCCGAACCGGTGGTTCGACGCCGGCGATCGCCGCTTCAAGCCCGACAACATCCTGTGGAGCAGCCGCGAGGCCTGTCTCATCGCCATCATCGATCACGACACGGGGGCAATCGTGTGGCGGATGGGACCCGACTACCGCGAGACGCCGGCGCTTGCGGCGCTCGGCCAGATCATCGGCCAGCACCATCCGCACGTGATTCCCAAGGGCCTGCCCGGTGCCGGCAACCTGCTGGTGTTCGACAACGGCGGGATCGCCGGCTACGGGCCGCCCAATGCCGCCGCGCCGACCGGCCGGGGCAGCGTGCGCCGGATCCAGTCCCGGGTCCTGGAAGTCAATCCCGTCACCTTCGAGAAGGTCTGGGAGTACTCGATCGGCGGCCAGGAAAGCGTCTCGTTCTTCAGCCACTACGTGAGCAGCGTGCAGCGGCTGCCGAACGGCAACACCCTGGTGACCGAAGGATGGGACGGCCGCATCTTCGAGCTCACTGCCGACAAGGCGATCGTGTGGGAGTACGTGAGCCCGTATTTCGGCGACGACCCGACGCGGACCAACCGCATCTTCCGGGCGCAGCGCGTGCCGTACGACTGGGTGCCCCAGCTGCCGCGTCCCGTCGAGACGCGGGTCGCCCGGCCGGACAACACGACGTTCCGCGTGCCGGGCAGCCCCCGATGA
- a CDS encoding dynamin family protein — protein sequence MLALLTDGEQALLRDERAALGRLQVALARVAAAGPDTDALAQSIARLDELFLLVVVGEFNSGKSTFINALVGQRVLEEGATPTTRRVQLLTHGSSIAHTPAGDALDRVTAPAEMLRAIHVVDTPGTNAIFREHEAITTDFVPRADVILFVTSADRPFTETERAFLGGIREWGKKIVVVVNKADILETAADLEAVQTFVRTSAAALLGTEPPVFALSARPALRAKLAGDDLAVAAPPFAAFEAFLAAELDPRERVRLKLLNPIGVGRHVIRRGLAAVDGDLGVLADDVLAIQDIDGQLSVYREDMGREFRHRLASVDNVLHEFERRGVLFFDDTLRLGRIVDLLNTSRIKAEFARDVIQDMPKRIERQVHDVIDWMVASDLRQWQGVMERIRTRREAHAHRLAGAIDPRFDADRARLLDTVGRAAERTVETYDLAKEGEAMAESVRLAVAGTALAEVGAIGLGAAVTAVATTTFADVTGILAAGTLAAIGLFVIPVRRARAKASLRRKLEAMREQLVGALTSQFDAEIEKSIVRVRDAVAPYTRFVAAERDRLEASRAALRQADDELAGLQRRVEALPGSPGSARG from the coding sequence ATGCTCGCCCTGCTGACCGACGGTGAACAGGCGCTGCTCCGCGACGAACGCGCGGCGCTCGGGCGCCTGCAGGTCGCCCTCGCACGGGTCGCCGCCGCGGGTCCCGACACCGACGCCCTGGCGCAGTCGATCGCGCGACTCGACGAGCTGTTCCTGCTGGTCGTGGTCGGCGAGTTCAACTCCGGCAAGAGCACGTTCATCAACGCGCTCGTGGGGCAGCGCGTCCTCGAGGAGGGCGCGACGCCCACCACGCGCCGCGTGCAGCTGCTCACCCACGGCTCGTCGATCGCGCACACCCCCGCCGGGGACGCCCTCGATCGTGTCACGGCCCCGGCCGAGATGCTCCGGGCCATCCACGTGGTGGACACCCCCGGCACCAACGCGATCTTCCGCGAACACGAGGCCATCACGACGGACTTCGTGCCGCGCGCCGACGTGATCCTGTTCGTGACGTCGGCCGACCGCCCCTTCACCGAGACCGAACGGGCTTTCCTCGGCGGCATCCGCGAGTGGGGCAAGAAGATCGTGGTCGTCGTGAACAAGGCCGACATCCTCGAGACGGCGGCCGACCTCGAGGCCGTGCAGACGTTCGTCCGCACGAGTGCGGCCGCCCTGCTCGGCACCGAGCCGCCGGTGTTCGCCCTGTCGGCACGCCCCGCGCTCAGGGCGAAGCTGGCCGGCGACGACCTGGCGGTGGCGGCGCCGCCCTTCGCCGCCTTCGAGGCGTTCCTCGCCGCCGAGCTCGACCCGCGCGAGCGTGTCCGGCTCAAGCTCCTCAACCCGATCGGGGTGGGCCGCCACGTAATCCGGCGTGGCCTGGCCGCCGTGGACGGGGACCTGGGCGTGCTGGCCGACGACGTGCTCGCGATCCAGGACATCGACGGCCAGCTGTCGGTGTACCGCGAGGACATGGGGCGGGAGTTCCGGCACCGGCTCGCCTCGGTGGACAACGTGCTGCACGAGTTCGAACGCCGGGGCGTGCTGTTCTTCGACGACACCCTGCGGCTGGGACGGATCGTCGATCTCCTGAACACGAGCCGGATCAAGGCGGAGTTCGCGCGCGACGTCATCCAGGACATGCCGAAGCGCATCGAGCGCCAGGTACACGACGTGATCGACTGGATGGTGGCGAGCGATCTCAGGCAGTGGCAGGGCGTGATGGAGCGCATCCGGACGCGCCGCGAGGCCCACGCGCACCGGTTGGCCGGCGCCATCGACCCGCGCTTCGACGCCGACCGGGCGCGCCTGCTGGACACGGTGGGCCGCGCGGCGGAGCGGACCGTGGAGACCTACGACCTCGCCAAGGAAGGTGAAGCGATGGCCGAGTCCGTGCGCCTGGCCGTGGCCGGCACGGCCCTGGCGGAGGTGGGCGCCATCGGGCTCGGCGCGGCGGTGACGGCGGTGGCCACGACGACCTTCGCGGACGTCACCGGGATCCTGGCGGCGGGCACGCTGGCGGCCATCGGACTGTTCGTGATCCCGGTGCGGCGGGCCAGGGCGAAAGCCTCCCTGCGCCGCAAGCTCGAAGCGATGCGGGAACAGCTCGTCGGGGCGTTGACGTCGCAGTTCGACGCCGAGATCGAGAAGAGCATCGTCCGCGTCCGAGACGCGGTCGCGCCCTACACGCGCTTCGTCGCGGCCGAGCGCGACCGGCTGGAGGCCAGCCGCGCGGCGCTGCGCCAGGCCGACGACGAACTGGCGGGCCTGCAGCGGCGCGTCGAGGCTCTTCCCGGCAGCCCGGGGAGCGCCCGCGGCTGA
- a CDS encoding toll/interleukin-1 receptor domain-containing protein, which yields MQRHEPAQPPPLAAAPRADGGVETIWRRAAAWQRILGTWLFGHDAFLSHAHTDGKPFADQLFEQLGRARFYACLDTADFSVGSDLEKMLRLVGRAGLVVLIDTPLARQSTWVAKEIDLAVESGRGIFRVPLGASRELTRGDWPLLADESFVSLDRAISCEFCDPRQGLSATVVGELDKSLRFLSTRRRLNWTGAAILAALVLVASVLALRRLTALELRSATWQVVDPDRPLDQAVGTATAFLASPWGRLAEVLYPDEFDDAVQEILGATLIKLAPSPSTAGAGATAEGDGTGRGSYVSTDGRVRLQRVDDAPDRFSVVGPTVNGRCLIDLPPVGTDATLAQVAVANSGDRVVATRLVARNRVRVTAWRVSDCGATPLVPGRDLTIASEDIGVPPPMALNEAGDVFALAWPRHVVRVEAHEGVLAVADDWTPAPLGDERPGDVERAWLSATGKTLVARGSSWLCVTSYVGASPTRGCLDSVSAAQVTAVAVDAHDEFVLVSNVSGYLQAWEVTRLVGAAGPINPAFQRKVAALEGIVTAGPTDALVALQRTEIEHERIVVHFDAASLILIARVPFTSAPGRLSGAARHPIRERMPAHEPDLAPRMCSEALARVGGLDRSNAPVLTPARRPVLDYHAVRLLDASEDCGTLVLAGQADHRHVVEVLRRGRRWGLGDYTLVHRRYGYGPVTGARLWRDEAREEWLHVEVGLDDTAFARATPGGDGSTGKVLRYDAPLSRGAVREWLSEGLTHDMAHWSF from the coding sequence GTGCAACGCCACGAGCCAGCACAGCCGCCCCCTCTCGCCGCAGCCCCACGAGCCGACGGCGGCGTCGAGACGATCTGGCGCCGTGCGGCAGCCTGGCAGCGGATTCTCGGCACCTGGCTGTTCGGGCACGACGCCTTCCTGAGTCACGCCCACACGGACGGAAAGCCCTTCGCCGACCAGTTGTTCGAACAACTGGGCCGCGCCCGGTTCTACGCCTGCCTCGACACGGCCGACTTCAGCGTCGGAAGCGACCTCGAGAAGATGCTCAGGCTCGTGGGGCGCGCCGGCCTGGTCGTGCTCATCGACACTCCACTCGCCCGACAGTCGACATGGGTGGCCAAGGAGATCGACCTCGCGGTCGAGAGCGGCCGCGGAATCTTCAGGGTACCGCTCGGCGCGTCCAGAGAGCTCACGCGAGGGGACTGGCCGCTCCTCGCCGACGAGTCGTTCGTCTCGCTCGATCGCGCGATCAGCTGCGAGTTCTGCGACCCGCGACAGGGCCTGTCGGCAACGGTCGTCGGCGAGCTGGACAAGTCGCTGCGGTTCCTGTCCACGCGCCGCCGGCTGAACTGGACCGGCGCGGCGATCCTCGCCGCGCTCGTGCTCGTGGCGTCGGTCCTCGCCCTGCGTCGGCTGACGGCGCTCGAGCTGCGCAGCGCGACGTGGCAGGTCGTCGATCCCGATCGGCCGCTGGACCAGGCCGTCGGGACGGCGACGGCGTTCCTGGCGAGCCCCTGGGGACGGCTGGCCGAGGTGCTCTATCCCGACGAGTTCGACGACGCCGTGCAGGAGATCCTCGGCGCGACACTCATCAAGCTGGCCCCCTCGCCATCCACGGCCGGAGCCGGGGCGACCGCAGAAGGCGATGGCACCGGCCGAGGAAGCTACGTGTCGACCGACGGGCGCGTGCGGCTCCAGCGCGTGGACGATGCGCCAGACAGGTTCTCGGTCGTCGGTCCCACGGTGAACGGCCGATGCCTGATCGACCTTCCCCCCGTCGGCACCGATGCCACGCTCGCGCAGGTGGCCGTCGCGAATTCAGGGGACCGTGTCGTCGCGACCCGTCTCGTCGCTCGGAACCGTGTGCGCGTCACGGCCTGGAGGGTCAGCGACTGCGGGGCGACGCCACTCGTTCCGGGGCGGGATCTGACGATCGCGAGTGAGGACATCGGCGTGCCACCACCGATGGCGTTGAACGAGGCCGGTGACGTCTTCGCGCTGGCATGGCCGCGTCACGTGGTCCGCGTCGAGGCACATGAGGGCGTGCTGGCGGTGGCCGACGACTGGACGCCGGCCCCGCTCGGCGACGAGCGGCCAGGCGACGTCGAACGCGCGTGGCTCTCCGCGACCGGCAAGACCCTCGTCGCACGCGGCTCCTCCTGGCTGTGCGTCACATCGTACGTGGGCGCATCGCCGACACGCGGCTGCCTCGATTCGGTGAGTGCGGCTCAGGTCACGGCGGTCGCGGTGGATGCGCACGACGAGTTCGTCCTTGTGAGCAACGTGAGCGGATACCTCCAGGCCTGGGAGGTCACCCGCCTCGTCGGCGCTGCAGGCCCGATCAATCCGGCGTTCCAGCGCAAGGTCGCAGCCCTGGAGGGCATCGTCACGGCAGGGCCAACCGACGCGCTCGTCGCCCTCCAGCGCACCGAGATCGAGCACGAACGCATCGTCGTGCACTTCGATGCGGCGTCGCTGATCCTGATCGCGCGAGTGCCCTTCACGTCCGCACCAGGGCGTCTGTCTGGCGCGGCACGACATCCGATACGGGAACGCATGCCCGCGCACGAGCCCGACCTGGCGCCACGCATGTGCAGCGAGGCGCTCGCGCGCGTCGGCGGCCTGGACCGGAGCAACGCCCCGGTGCTGACGCCGGCTCGTCGCCCGGTCCTCGACTACCATGCCGTCAGGCTTCTCGACGCTTCGGAGGATTGCGGCACCCTCGTCCTCGCCGGCCAGGCGGACCACCGGCACGTCGTCGAGGTGCTGCGTCGGGGTCGGCGATGGGGGCTGGGCGACTACACGTTGGTCCATCGGCGGTACGGATACGGCCCGGTGACGGGCGCGAGACTCTGGCGAGACGAGGCGCGGGAGGAGTGGCTGCACGTCGAGGTCGGGCTCGACGACACCGCGTTCGCACGAGCGACGCCAGGAGGCGACGGTTCGACGGGAAAGGTCCTCAGGTACGACGCGCCGCTCTCTCGTGGCGCCGTGCGCGAATGGCTGTCGGAGGGCTTGACGCATGACATGGCACATTGGTCGTTCTAG